The following coding sequences are from one Amphiprion ocellaris isolate individual 3 ecotype Okinawa chromosome 19, ASM2253959v1, whole genome shotgun sequence window:
- the LOC111588913 gene encoding neurexophilin-1: MMRPNRGFILLLLNGTACLVALGQEDDSSGPKSSPDDSSKTVGLLSGQAPISPLSRWMLHSKSRAANATSLELPYRSPVPFSKQEFSKQEFWEMLGSDLLKPDASSSRVKRRPIVKTGKFKKMFGWGDFYSNIKTVRLNLLITGKIVDHGNGTFSVYFRHNSTGQGNISVSLVPPVKAVEFDLERQSVVYPKDSKIFNCRVDYEKVDRSKRTSLCNYDPSKTCFQEQIQSHVSWICSKPFKVICIYISFYSTDYRLVQKVCPDYNYHNEMPYLPSG; this comes from the exons ATGATGCGTCCCAACCGCGGCTTCATCCTGCTCCTCCTCAACGGAACCGCTTGTTtg GTGGCACTGGGTCAAGAAGACGACTCCTCCGGCCCCAAGAGCTCCCCGGACGACTCCTCCAAGACGGTGGGCCTCCTGAGCGGCCAGGCTCCCATCTCGCCCCTCAGCCGCTGGATGCTGCACAGTAAAAGTCGAGCGGCCAACGCCACCTCCCTGGAGCTGCCCTACCGCTCCCCGGTCCCCTTCTCCAAGCAGGAGTTTTCTAAACAGGAGTTCTGGGAGATGCTGGGCAGCGATCTGCTCAAACCCGACGCCTCCAGCTCCAGGGTCAAACGTCGGCCGATTGTTAAGACTGGCAAGTTCAAGAAGATGTTCGGCTGGGGTGACTTCTACTCCAACATCAAGACGGTGAGGCTGAACCTGCTCATCACTGGCAAGATTGTGGATCACGGTAACGGCACGTTCAGCGTCTACTTCCGGCACAACTCCACGGGCCAGGGCAACATCTCCGTCAGCCTGGTGCCTCCTGTCAAGGCGGTGGAGTTCGACCTGGAGCGCCAGAGCGTTGTCTACCCCAAGGACTCCAAGATCTTCAACTGCCGCGTGGACTATGAGAAAGTGGATCGCAGCAAGCGCACCTCGTTGTGCAACTACGACCCATCCAAGACCTGCTTCCAGGAGCAGATCCAGAGCCATGTGTCCTGGATTTGCTCTAAGCCTTTCAAGGTCATCTGTATCTACATTTCCTTCTACAGCACAGACTACCGCCTGGTGCAGAAGGTCTGCCCGGACTACAACTACCACAACGAGATGCCCTACCTGCCCTCGGGCTAG